From Alosa sapidissima isolate fAloSap1 chromosome 2, fAloSap1.pri, whole genome shotgun sequence, one genomic window encodes:
- the umps gene encoding uridine 5'-monophosphate synthase, translated as MEHSNVSFDSLILKLHDVEAVKFGTFKLKSGIMSPIYFDLRVIVSYPSLMNEVSSLLFLRAKEAGVIFNSVCGVPYTALPLATIICSQNNLPMLIRRKEAKDYGTGRMIEGTIHPGETCLIVEDVVTSGSSVFETAEVLEKEGLKVTDAIVLMDREQGGRAKLAKDGITLHSVISISKLLDVLLENGRIDEDVAQSVRTFIQENNTYKPTKENGSPAAKKPCKGLSYEARAQLPHVHPMACQLLKLMAEKQSNLCASADVTDAKELLEVADALGPHICMLKTHVDILHNFTPDVTSQLSKLAAKHSFLIFEDRKFADIGNTVKHQYEGGLYQIASWSNIINAHAVPGSGVVKGLEAVGKPLGRGCLLIAEMSSQGSLATGAYTQAVVKMAEDHADFVFGFICGSRISSKPEFINMTPGVHMQSAGDSLGQQYNSPEDVILKKGSDVIIVGRGILAAPDRVKAADAYRKAGWEAYMRRLSLTN; from the exons ATGGAGCATAGTAACGTTAGTTTTGATAGTTTAATTCTAAAGCTTCACGATGTCGAGGCAGTCAAATTTGGGACTTTCAAGCTGAAGAGTGGAATTATGTCTCCGATTTATTTTGATCTCAGGGTTATTGTTTCTTATCCATCTCTCATGAATGAG GTGTCAAGTCTTTTGTTCCTGCGTGCCAAAGAAGCGGGAGTGATTTTTAATTCCGTGTGTGGTGTCCCGTATACTGCACTCCCACTGGCCACCATAATCTGTTCGCAGAATAATTTGCCAATGCTCATTAGAAGAAAAGAGGCCAAGGattatg GAACTGGGCGCATGATCGAGGGCACCATTCACCCTGGTGAAACATGTCTGATCGTGGAGGACGTAGTGACCAGTGGCAGCAGTGTGTTTGAGACAGCTGAGGTGcttgagaaggagggccttaaAGTCACAGATGCAATCGTGCTCATGGACCGTGAGCAGGGAGGTCGGGCCAAGCTCGCCAAGGACGGCATCACACTCCATTCAGTCATCTCCATCTCCAAACTCTTAGATGTGCTGCTGGAGAATGGTCGGATCGATGAGGATGTTGCCCAGAGTGTCCGCACCTTCATTCAGGAAAATAACACCTACAAACCCACAAAGGAGAACGGTTCTCCGGCAGCCAAAAAGCCATGCAAGGGCCTCAGCTATGAGGCCAGGGCCCAACTCCCACACGTCCACCCAATGGCCTGTCAGCTGCTGAAACTGATGGCGGAGAAGCAGAGCAACCTGTGCGCGTCGGCTGATGTGACAGACGCTAAGGAGCTCCTGGAGGTGGCCGACGCTCTGGGCCCGCACATCTGCATGCTGAAGACCCATGTGGACATCCTGCACAACTTCACCCCGGACGTCACCAGCCAGCTCAGCAAGCTAGCTGCCAAGCACAGCTTCCTCATCTTCGAGGACCGAAAATTTGCAGATATCGGCAATACAGTCAAGCATCAGTATGAag GTGGACTTTATCAGATTGCGTCCTGGTCCAACATCATCAATGCCCATGCCGTGCCTGGCTCAGGGGTGGTGAAGGGGCTTGAAGCAGTGGGCAAGCCACTGGGCCGTGGTTGTCTTCTTATTGCTGAAATGAGCTCTCAAGGTTCCCTAGCAACAGGGGCATACACTCAAGCTGTG GTGAAGATGGCAGAGGACCATGCTGACTTTGTGTTTGGATTTATCTGTGGCTCGAGAATCAGCAGTAAACCAGAATTCATCAATATGACCCCAGGAGTGCACATGCAGTCAGCAG GTGATTCCCTTGGACAACAGTACAACAGCCCTGAAGACGTGATTCTCAAAAAGGGCTCTGATGTCATCATTGTTGGACGAGGTATCCTGGCTGCTCCAGATCGGGTGAAGGCTGCTGATGCCTACAGAAAAGCAGGATGGGAGGCTTACATGCGCAGACTCTCTCTGACCAACTGA